The following proteins are encoded in a genomic region of Bernardetia sp. MNP-M8:
- a CDS encoding prolyl oligopeptidase family serine peptidase, whose amino-acid sequence MKNKMYSFSASLCLLLCVFVLSLSVPVFGQQTEPQLLRYELFEHKLFVMHNNSTNETDSMAYRLLFPKNYDSTKKYPLVLFLHGAGERGDSSLTVKHIGAWALQEKNRKDYECFVLVPQCEKKNKWVEVDWSADSHNQPKEMSKYMNLTVELLEELEKELPIDSNRIYLTGLSMGGYGTWDLAARFPQKFAAIVPICGGADEKTADSLKYMPIWVFHGALDQTVKPQRSRNMVEAVKKTGNKDIYYTEYEKVRHGSWKSAYEDESMWKWLFNCVVGENTNNGE is encoded by the coding sequence ATGAAAAATAAAATGTATTCTTTTAGTGCTTCTTTGTGTCTGTTATTGTGTGTGTTTGTGCTTAGTTTGTCAGTTCCAGTTTTTGGACAACAAACAGAGCCTCAACTACTAAGATACGAACTTTTTGAACATAAGTTGTTCGTCATGCATAATAATTCTACAAATGAAACAGATTCGATGGCTTATCGTTTGCTTTTTCCCAAAAATTATGATTCTACAAAGAAATATCCTTTAGTTTTATTCCTTCATGGTGCAGGAGAACGTGGCGATAGTTCGCTTACTGTCAAACATATAGGAGCTTGGGCATTGCAAGAAAAAAATAGAAAAGATTATGAATGTTTTGTGCTTGTTCCTCAATGTGAAAAGAAGAATAAATGGGTAGAAGTAGATTGGTCGGCAGATTCACACAATCAACCAAAAGAAATGAGTAAGTATATGAACTTGACAGTTGAGCTTTTGGAAGAGTTAGAGAAAGAACTACCAATAGATTCGAATAGAATTTACCTTACAGGACTTTCGATGGGAGGATATGGAACGTGGGATTTGGCTGCACGTTTCCCTCAAAAGTTTGCAGCTATTGTACCTATTTGTGGAGGTGCAGACGAAAAAACAGCAGATTCTTTAAAATATATGCCTATTTGGGTTTTTCATGGAGCATTAGACCAAACCGTAAAACCACAACGCAGCCGAAACATGGTAGAAGCAGTGAAGAAAACAGGAAACAAAGACATTTATTATACAGAATACGAAAAAGTAAGACACGGAAGTTGGAAATCTGCTTATGAAGATGAAAGCATGTGGAAATGGCTTTTTAATTGTGTCGTTGGTGAGAATACCAACAACGGAGAGTAA
- a CDS encoding sodium:solute symporter family protein, which yields MILELADWLIIFSFLLLTLGIGIYYTKKASGSTEDFFLGGRNLPWWVAGTSMVATTFAADTPLLVTELVVKNGISGNWLWWNGLIGGMLTTFLFARLWRKAKVITDLELIELRYSGKAAKFLRGFRAVYLGLFFNAVIIAWVNVALAALLQVFFDIPANQTIYYVAAAMVIVVIYSSLSGLLGVAITDVLQFVLAMTGCVVLTYLVLDSPKIGGVSGLIEKLPANTLNFFPQIEDSSNTELVKNGFQMLSISLATFFAYIGIQWWASWYPGAEPGGGGYVAQRMMSAKDEEHAFKATLFFQLAHYGLRPWVWILVALSAIILYPNPIAGEEKLGYVLAMKDFLPTGLRGLLLVAFFAAYMSTISTQLNWGASYIINDLYQRFYKPKASSKELVTASRIATFVIMLFGILVTTQITSLEAAFVFLIEAGAGLGAVLILRWYWWRINVFSELAATITPLIGVILNRTVLHLESPYSLFFILGFTTVAWVLITFLTKPTDEQTLQKFYERVRPQGSWQPIRISLNLPKPKNQLPYMIAAWFVGIALGYSFLFGIGYAIFSKWMLFGISFGIFIGSVLAINWLVKKIAEE from the coding sequence ATGATACTTGAACTTGCCGACTGGCTCATCATCTTTTCTTTTCTACTTCTTACTTTAGGAATCGGAATTTATTACACCAAAAAAGCAAGTGGCTCAACCGAAGACTTTTTTCTAGGTGGTCGCAATCTTCCTTGGTGGGTGGCAGGTACTTCTATGGTAGCTACTACGTTTGCAGCCGATACGCCTCTTTTGGTTACAGAATTAGTAGTAAAAAATGGAATTAGTGGAAACTGGCTTTGGTGGAACGGACTAATTGGAGGAATGCTTACTACTTTTCTTTTTGCTCGTTTGTGGAGAAAAGCAAAGGTAATTACAGATTTGGAGCTAATAGAATTGCGTTACTCTGGAAAAGCTGCTAAATTTTTACGTGGTTTTCGTGCTGTTTATTTAGGGCTTTTTTTTAATGCTGTCATTATTGCTTGGGTAAATGTGGCACTTGCAGCTCTTTTGCAAGTGTTTTTTGATATTCCTGCAAATCAGACTATTTATTATGTAGCTGCTGCAATGGTTATTGTAGTTATTTATTCCAGTCTTTCGGGACTTTTGGGTGTTGCTATTACTGATGTTTTGCAGTTTGTTTTGGCAATGACAGGTTGTGTTGTTCTTACTTATTTAGTGTTGGATAGTCCAAAAATTGGGGGAGTATCTGGTTTGATAGAAAAGTTACCAGCAAATACACTTAATTTTTTCCCTCAAATTGAAGATTCTAGTAATACAGAATTAGTAAAAAATGGATTTCAAATGCTTAGTATTAGTTTGGCTACTTTTTTTGCTTATATAGGCATTCAATGGTGGGCAAGTTGGTATCCAGGGGCAGAACCAGGGGGAGGTGGATATGTGGCTCAACGTATGATGTCTGCTAAAGATGAAGAACACGCTTTTAAAGCAACCTTGTTTTTTCAGCTTGCACATTATGGTCTGCGCCCTTGGGTGTGGATTTTGGTGGCTTTATCAGCTATTATTTTATATCCAAATCCGATAGCAGGAGAAGAAAAGTTAGGTTATGTTTTGGCAATGAAGGACTTTTTACCTACAGGTTTGCGTGGTCTTTTATTGGTTGCTTTTTTTGCAGCCTATATGAGTACCATTTCTACACAATTAAATTGGGGAGCAAGTTATATAATTAATGATTTGTATCAACGTTTTTATAAGCCAAAAGCAAGCTCAAAAGAACTTGTTACAGCTTCAAGAATTGCAACATTTGTAATTATGCTTTTTGGAATCTTGGTTACTACACAAATCACCTCATTAGAAGCTGCTTTTGTATTTTTAATAGAAGCAGGAGCAGGACTAGGAGCAGTTTTGATTTTGCGTTGGTATTGGTGGAGAATAAATGTGTTTAGTGAACTCGCTGCAACTATTACACCTCTTATTGGAGTCATTTTAAATAGAACTGTTTTACATTTAGAATCTCCATATTCTTTATTTTTTATTTTAGGATTTACGACAGTTGCTTGGGTGTTGATTACATTTTTAACAAAACCTACTGACGAGCAAACACTACAAAAGTTTTACGAACGAGTACGCCCACAGGGAAGTTGGCAACCTATTCGTATTTCATTGAACCTTCCAAAACCAAAAAATCAGTTGCCGTATATGATTGCAGCTTGGTTTGTCGGAATTGCTTTAGGATATAGCTTTTTGTTTGGAATTGGATATGCTATTTTTTCTAAATGGATGCTTTTCGGAATTTCTTTTGGAATTTTTATAGGAAGTGTTTTAGCTATAAATTGGCTTGTCAAAAAAATTGCAGAAGAATAA
- a CDS encoding aldehyde dehydrogenase family protein: MSEIQADSVSFAGQDSNSGAKDNSKEDFKKQIDEIFEAQQNNRWAVSKTTSKERIEKLKRLQDALFNYRSAFHHSLRQDFGKPEAETDLSEIYPTSNEIKHAISNLEKWMKDESVSTPVALLGSKSYIRYEAKGVCLIIAPWNYPVNLILIPLISAIAAGNCVILKPSEYTPNTNAIMAQLIKEVFAENEVAFIEGEVEVSKYLTQQPFDHIFFTGSTAVGKTIMKAAAENLTSVTLELGGKSPVIVDETANIKEAAKKIVWGKFLNAGQTCIAPDYVLVHEDIEHELIQQMLKYLSEFYGQSSGERLDSPDYARIINEKQYKTLVELIGKAKGQGAVIHTGGTVVEEQRYIAPTIMSEVPLDSEVMQQEIFGPIMPVIRYKYLNDALDLINKKDKPLALYLFSQERKTIDNVLASTSSGGVCINDTVIHYFQHNLPFGGVNHSGIGKAHGIFGFRSFSNERAVLEQPTRFSAPQLMYPPYKSEVQSLIDFTVKWI; the protein is encoded by the coding sequence ATGAGCGAAATTCAAGCCGATTCCGTTTCTTTTGCAGGTCAAGACTCAAATTCAGGCGCAAAAGATAATTCAAAAGAAGATTTTAAAAAACAAATAGACGAAATTTTTGAAGCACAACAAAATAATCGTTGGGCAGTTTCAAAAACAACATCAAAAGAGCGTATTGAAAAACTAAAACGTTTGCAAGATGCACTCTTCAATTATCGTTCAGCTTTTCATCATTCTCTTCGTCAAGATTTTGGAAAGCCAGAAGCAGAAACCGATTTATCAGAAATTTATCCTACATCAAACGAAATAAAACACGCTATTTCGAATCTTGAAAAATGGATGAAAGACGAATCTGTAAGCACGCCTGTGGCTCTTTTAGGTTCAAAATCCTATATTCGTTACGAAGCAAAAGGTGTTTGTTTGATTATTGCACCTTGGAATTACCCAGTAAATTTAATCTTAATTCCTCTTATTTCTGCCATTGCAGCAGGAAACTGTGTAATTTTGAAACCTTCTGAATATACGCCAAATACGAATGCGATTATGGCACAACTTATCAAAGAAGTTTTTGCAGAAAATGAAGTAGCCTTTATAGAAGGTGAAGTAGAAGTATCAAAATATTTGACTCAACAGCCATTTGACCATATTTTCTTTACAGGAAGTACAGCCGTAGGAAAAACAATTATGAAGGCTGCAGCAGAAAATTTGACTTCTGTAACCCTTGAACTTGGTGGAAAATCACCCGTTATTGTTGATGAAACAGCAAATATTAAAGAGGCAGCCAAAAAAATTGTTTGGGGTAAATTCTTAAATGCAGGTCAGACTTGTATTGCTCCTGATTATGTGTTGGTTCATGAAGACATCGAACACGAACTTATCCAACAAATGCTCAAATATTTAAGTGAATTTTACGGACAATCTTCTGGCGAACGTTTGGATTCTCCAGATTATGCACGCATTATCAATGAAAAACAATATAAAACACTTGTTGAGCTTATCGGAAAAGCAAAAGGGCAGGGTGCAGTTATTCATACAGGAGGAACGGTTGTAGAAGAGCAGCGTTATATTGCTCCAACAATTATGTCAGAAGTTCCTTTGGATTCGGAAGTAATGCAACAGGAAATTTTTGGTCCTATTATGCCAGTTATTCGATATAAATATCTGAATGACGCACTAGATTTAATCAATAAAAAAGATAAGCCATTAGCGTTGTATCTTTTCTCACAAGAGCGCAAAACGATTGATAATGTGCTTGCTTCTACTTCTTCGGGTGGAGTTTGTATTAATGATACTGTTATTCATTATTTCCAACATAATTTACCTTTTGGTGGTGTCAATCATAGTGGAATTGGAAAAGCGCATGGTATTTTTGGATTTAGATCTTTCTCTAATGAACGTGCTGTTTTGGAACAACCAACTCGTTTTAGCGCACCTCAACTGATGTACCCTCCTTACAAATCAGAAGTTCAATCACTTATTGATTTTACTGTAAAGTGGATTTAA
- a CDS encoding GNAT family N-acetyltransferase has protein sequence MTKKEDRKMISSIPITLPVLEDSERLEYEQIDWHNYRKLLTMFEKDRSIFVMNDYKTIDQLEEYIDYQLNFAQYSYKRGAADWFYKNKNTGEYIGVFNLYDLSKETLNDNHKRCTIGFATTENHREKYYTLEAIETFKEAIFNQLDKNYILSYTTKENVATIELLQRAGFVASEQDYIHKEYVYYEIFR, from the coding sequence ATGACTAAAAAAGAAGATAGAAAAATGATAAGCTCTATTCCGATTACCCTTCCAGTTTTAGAAGATTCAGAACGGTTAGAATACGAACAAATAGACTGGCACAATTATAGAAAATTACTCACTATGTTTGAAAAAGATAGGAGTATTTTTGTTATGAATGATTACAAAACAATAGATCAATTAGAAGAATATATAGATTATCAACTCAACTTTGCTCAATATTCTTATAAACGAGGTGCAGCAGATTGGTTTTATAAAAACAAAAATACAGGTGAGTATATTGGTGTTTTTAATCTCTATGATTTGAGTAAAGAAACGCTAAATGACAATCACAAACGCTGCACGATAGGTTTTGCAACAACAGAAAATCACCGAGAAAAATATTATACATTAGAAGCCATCGAAACATTTAAAGAAGCAATTTTCAATCAATTAGATAAAAATTATATTCTTTCTTATACCACAAAAGAAAATGTTGCTACAATTGAGTTACTTCAAAGAGCAGGTTTTGTGGCAAGTGAACAAGATTATATCCATAAAGAATATGTTTATTATGAGATTTTTAGATAA
- a CDS encoding glycosyltransferase family A protein gives MIVATLDSIFNQVFDSEVENKTVSYEVIVVDDGSTDNTKEIIEKTFLEENSTKFESRLRYFQKENEERSAARNFGISKAKGNYILFFDSDDFMQPHHLQTLYEAIKANPKAQFLATKFEFENEGKIFPSHISHLKEGFYDYKLILEGSYFGTLVCFDRKLIETKEGLKPFPTEFNICEDWIFLFRNLFAHNIPIYVIDKTTITVNDHPNRSMADNQKVISARLEATTFLENEVSLSDAELIILKGHSYQFCAVHSYIDKNRKQAFYFWKKMVSYLGYNKNTLILGMKILVGKSFIEKLK, from the coding sequence TTGATTGTAGCTACTTTAGATTCTATTTTTAATCAGGTTTTTGACTCGGAAGTAGAAAACAAAACTGTTTCTTATGAAGTTATTGTAGTAGATGATGGAAGTACAGACAATACAAAAGAAATCATTGAAAAAACTTTCTTAGAGGAAAATTCTACTAAATTTGAAAGCCGTTTGAGATACTTTCAAAAAGAAAATGAAGAGCGTTCGGCAGCACGAAATTTTGGTATCTCAAAAGCTAAAGGAAATTATATTCTCTTCTTTGATTCGGATGATTTTATGCAGCCTCATCATTTGCAGACGCTTTATGAAGCAATAAAAGCAAATCCAAAAGCACAGTTTTTGGCAACAAAATTTGAGTTTGAGAATGAAGGTAAAATATTTCCTTCTCACATTTCACACTTAAAGGAAGGTTTTTATGATTATAAATTGATTTTAGAAGGTTCTTATTTTGGTACTTTAGTTTGTTTTGATAGAAAATTGATTGAAACTAAGGAAGGCTTAAAACCATTTCCAACTGAATTTAATATTTGTGAAGATTGGATTTTTTTGTTTAGAAATCTATTTGCTCACAACATTCCGATTTATGTAATTGATAAAACAACAATTACGGTAAACGACCACCCCAATCGTTCGATGGCAGATAATCAAAAAGTTATTTCAGCAAGATTAGAAGCCACTACTTTTTTAGAAAATGAAGTATCCCTTTCAGATGCTGAACTGATTATTTTAAAAGGTCATTCCTATCAGTTTTGTGCTGTTCATTCCTATATCGATAAAAACAGAAAACAAGCCTTTTATTTTTGGAAAAAAATGGTGTCTTATTTAGGTTATAATAAAAATACACTAATTTTAGGAATGAAGATTTTGGTAGGGAAAAGTTTTATTGAGAAATTGAAGTAA